In Chitinivorax sp. PXF-14, the following are encoded in one genomic region:
- the fabF gene encoding beta-ketoacyl-ACP synthase II: MSRRRVVVTGLGHLSPVGNTVEQGWANIVAGKSGITRITRFDASTYASQIAGEVKDFDVSAYLPAKDARRMDIFIHYGMAAGMQAVRDAGLEDLAGIDPERVGVIIGSGIGGLPMIENTYQSLLDGGPRKVSPFFIPASIINMVAGNLSIHYGFKGPNYALVSACTTAAHSIGDAGRLIEYGDADIMVCGGTESTVCPLTMAGFGSARALSTRNDDPAAASRPWDTERDGFVLGEGAGVLVLEEYEHAKKRGAKIYAELAGYGMSADAHHMTAPCEDGEGASRCMVNALRNAGLNLDQVDYINAHGTSTPLGDLAETIAIKRCFGDHAKQLVVSSTKSMTGHLLGAAGGVEAVYSVLAIHNQIAPPTINLHEVDPQCDLDYVPNTARQMKIDVALSNSFGFGGTNGSLVFKRI; the protein is encoded by the coding sequence TTGTCTAGACGCAGAGTAGTTGTCACTGGCCTTGGTCATCTGTCCCCCGTCGGCAATACCGTCGAACAAGGCTGGGCAAACATCGTTGCCGGCAAGTCCGGCATCACCCGAATCACCCGATTTGATGCGAGCACGTACGCGTCGCAGATCGCTGGCGAAGTCAAGGATTTTGACGTTTCAGCCTATCTGCCCGCCAAAGATGCGCGCCGCATGGATATCTTCATTCACTACGGCATGGCGGCTGGCATGCAGGCCGTGCGCGACGCTGGCCTGGAAGACCTGGCCGGCATCGACCCGGAACGCGTCGGTGTCATCATCGGTTCCGGCATCGGCGGCCTGCCGATGATCGAAAACACGTACCAGTCCTTGCTGGACGGTGGCCCGCGCAAGGTGTCGCCGTTCTTCATCCCGGCGTCGATCATCAATATGGTCGCGGGCAATCTGTCGATCCACTACGGATTCAAGGGCCCCAACTACGCGCTGGTCAGTGCCTGCACGACGGCGGCGCACAGCATCGGCGATGCTGGCCGGCTGATCGAGTACGGCGACGCCGACATCATGGTCTGCGGCGGCACGGAATCGACCGTCTGCCCGCTGACGATGGCTGGTTTCGGCTCGGCGCGCGCGCTGTCCACCCGCAACGACGACCCGGCTGCCGCATCCCGCCCGTGGGATACCGAACGCGACGGCTTCGTGCTGGGCGAGGGTGCCGGCGTGCTGGTGCTCGAGGAATATGAGCATGCCAAGAAGCGCGGCGCCAAGATCTACGCCGAGCTCGCCGGTTATGGCATGAGCGCCGATGCGCACCACATGACCGCACCCTGCGAGGACGGCGAAGGCGCGTCGCGCTGCATGGTCAATGCGCTGCGCAACGCCGGCCTGAATCTCGATCAGGTCGACTACATCAACGCGCACGGCACCTCGACGCCGCTCGGTGACCTTGCCGAAACCATCGCCATCAAGCGCTGTTTCGGTGATCATGCGAAGCAGCTCGTGGTCAGCTCGACCAAGTCGATGACCGGCCACCTGCTCGGTGCCGCCGGTGGGGTCGAGGCCGTGTATTCGGTGCTGGCCATCCACAACCAGATCGCGCCGCCGACCATCAACCTGCATGAGGTCGATCCGCAGTGTGACCTGGATTACGTACCCAATACCGCGCGCCAGATGAAGATCGACGTGGCGCTGTCCAATTCCTTCGGGTTTGGCGGCACCAACGGATCGCTGGTTTTCAAGCGCATCTAA
- a CDS encoding aminodeoxychorismate synthase component I, translating to MPVIRIDQVPDLVALHAAAPQRFPCLLQSSGNKGWDILLAYPRDTVLSWDGDGHAVFADLERRWQAEGDAGIEPGTEHLPFRGGWFVFLSYEALQEVEPSVATLKAPSPFPRAALARVPAAICVDRASNTAWLFAEAAQAQLIDELQGACHAATPFEPHPLALRGVDEEAPQQFLSGVERIKQYIHEGDVFQVNLSREWRVELEPSRRPVDVFAALRTANPAPFSALARLSETHAIVSSSPERLLRVRGGVADTRPIAGTHPRSSDPDEDLALKARLIGSIKERAEHVMLIDLERNDLGRVCVPGSVEVDELMAVESYAFVHHIESNIKGRLRPEVSPAQAIAALFPGGTITGCPKVRTMQIISELESGPRQAYTGSLGYVNRDGDMDLNILIRSFIQTGDELRFRAGAGIVADSDPERELHETRAKARGLLRALGVAG from the coding sequence ATGCCCGTCATACGAATCGATCAGGTGCCCGACCTGGTAGCCCTGCACGCTGCTGCACCGCAGCGTTTTCCCTGTCTGCTCCAGTCTTCCGGCAACAAGGGCTGGGACATCCTGCTGGCCTATCCACGCGACACCGTGCTCAGCTGGGATGGCGACGGCCATGCCGTGTTTGCGGACCTGGAGCGGCGCTGGCAGGCCGAAGGCGATGCCGGGATCGAGCCTGGCACCGAACATTTGCCATTCCGTGGCGGCTGGTTCGTGTTCCTGTCCTACGAAGCGCTGCAGGAGGTCGAGCCCTCGGTCGCGACGCTCAAGGCGCCCAGCCCCTTTCCACGTGCCGCGCTGGCGCGTGTCCCGGCCGCCATCTGTGTCGATCGCGCAAGCAATACTGCCTGGCTGTTCGCTGAGGCGGCGCAGGCGCAACTGATCGACGAGCTGCAAGGCGCTTGCCACGCAGCCACGCCGTTCGAGCCGCACCCGCTGGCGTTGCGCGGCGTGGACGAAGAAGCGCCGCAGCAATTCCTCTCCGGCGTGGAGCGGATCAAGCAATACATCCACGAAGGCGATGTGTTCCAGGTCAACCTGTCGCGCGAATGGCGCGTCGAGCTGGAGCCGTCCCGCCGGCCGGTCGATGTGTTTGCGGCGTTGCGCACGGCCAACCCGGCGCCATTCTCGGCGCTGGCCCGGCTGAGCGAGACCCATGCAATCGTCAGCTCCTCGCCCGAACGCCTGCTGCGCGTGCGCGGCGGGGTGGCCGACACCCGCCCCATCGCCGGCACACACCCGCGCTCCAGTGATCCGGATGAAGACCTGGCGCTCAAGGCCCGCCTGATCGGCAGCATCAAGGAGCGCGCCGAGCACGTGATGCTGATCGACCTCGAACGCAACGACCTGGGCCGCGTCTGCGTGCCCGGCAGCGTCGAGGTGGACGAACTGATGGCGGTCGAGAGCTATGCCTTCGTCCACCACATCGAATCGAACATCAAGGGCAGGCTGCGCCCCGAGGTGAGCCCGGCGCAGGCCATCGCCGCGCTGTTCCCGGGCGGCACGATCACCGGCTGCCCCAAGGTGCGAACCATGCAGATCATCAGCGAGCTCGAATCCGGGCCACGCCAGGCCTACACCGGCAGCCTCGGCTACGTGAACCGGGATGGCGACATGGACCTGAACATCCTGATCCGCAGTTTCATTCAGACCGGCGACGAGCTGCGCTTCCGCGCAGGCGCCGGCATCGTTGCCGACTCCGACCCCGAGCGCGAGCTGCACGAAACCCGCGCCAAGGCCCGTGGCCTGCTGCGTGCGCTGGGCGTTGCCGGATGA
- the pabC gene encoding aminodeoxychorismate lyase: MIFVNGVPGDSISVLDRGLCYGDGVFRTLPIRAGRVPLWECHLATLARDCGLLRIAIPERALLEADLRQAAVGVIDGTAKLIVTRGVGQRGYWPDPALAPTRIVQAAAGQPYPESWRRDGVVLTSCQTRLSEQAQTAGAKTLNRLDNILARSEWDDPGIFDGLMQAADGRWVEGTMSNLFLVSGGRLITPDLRRGGVAGMVRGLVLRDTLGLGCQVRDVDAGDIASADALFVCNSLAGVLPVKRLDAREYRDFSVAYRVQDELARIADSEPALILTP; encoded by the coding sequence ATGATCTTCGTTAACGGCGTGCCGGGCGACAGCATCAGCGTGCTCGACCGCGGGCTCTGCTATGGCGATGGCGTGTTTCGCACCTTGCCCATCCGCGCTGGCCGCGTGCCGCTGTGGGAGTGCCACCTGGCCACGCTGGCGCGGGATTGCGGCTTGCTGCGCATCGCGATACCCGAGCGGGCGCTGCTGGAGGCCGATCTGCGCCAGGCCGCGGTGGGCGTCATCGACGGTACGGCCAAGCTGATCGTCACACGCGGCGTCGGCCAGCGCGGCTACTGGCCGGACCCGGCGCTGGCGCCGACGCGCATCGTCCAGGCCGCGGCGGGCCAGCCCTATCCCGAATCGTGGCGACGCGACGGCGTGGTGCTGACTTCCTGCCAGACCCGGCTGTCGGAGCAGGCGCAGACGGCCGGCGCCAAGACGTTGAACCGGCTGGACAACATCCTGGCGCGCTCGGAGTGGGACGACCCCGGCATCTTCGATGGCCTGATGCAGGCGGCGGATGGCCGTTGGGTCGAGGGCACGATGAGCAATCTGTTCCTGGTCAGCGGCGGCCGCCTGATCACGCCGGACCTGCGTCGCGGCGGGGTGGCCGGCATGGTGCGCGGACTGGTGTTGCGCGACACGCTGGGGCTGGGCTGCCAGGTGCGCGACGTGGATGCCGGCGATATCGCCTCGGCCGACGCGCTGTTTGTCTGCAACAGCCTGGCCGGTGTGTTGCCGGTGAAACGCCTCGATGCGCGCGAGTACCGCGATTTTTCCGTCGCTTATCGCGTGCAGGATGAACTTGCTAGAATTGCGGACTCCGAACCCGCCTTGATCCTGACACCATGA